From the genome of Colletotrichum higginsianum IMI 349063 chromosome 4, whole genome shotgun sequence, one region includes:
- a CDS encoding Fructose-1-6-bisphosphatase codes for MAASPALEQHLRSVIPQAERSALREDVIPKILGAIAGIASTLHASQHVSLAGTANAFGDDQLNVDVLSENVMREAIARCPSIVTASSEEDPVEKPARPSGEAAGTLSPATTSEEYTVAFDPLDGSSIIAPNWTVGTIVGIWDGRTAVGQLPAEKQIAAIMGVIGPRITAVVALRIPGTGTGTGAGPDADPVCFEIGFGPNGVADCEIIRASVRFADAPFKTRYFAPANLRHAADDERYGALIARFIREKYTLRYCGGLVPDIVHALVKGHGVYVSPVSPGTLPKLRFLYELYPIALIVECAGGKAIDPADGRPLLDKASVDCDGRAGLICGTAEEVDIVKRALLD; via the coding sequence CCAGCCCTCGAACAGCACCTGAGAAGCGTCATCCCCCAGGCCGAACGCTCGGCGCTCCGCGAGGATGTGATCCCCAAGatcctcggcgccatcgccggcatcgccagCACGCTGCACGCCTCCCAGCACGTCTCGCTGGCCGGGACCGCCAACGCCTTTGGGGACGACCAGCTCAACGTCGACGTGCTGTCCGAGAACGTCATGCGGGAGGCCATCGCGCGGTGCCCGTCCATCGTCACGGCTAGCAGCGAGGAGGACCCCGTCGAGAagccggcgaggccaagcggcgaggcggccggcACCCTTTCCCCTGCAACCACGTCGGAAGAGTACACCGTCGCCTTCGACCCCCTCGACGGCAGCTCCATCATCGCGCCCAACTGGACCGTcggcaccatcgtcggcatctGGGACGGCCGGACGGCGGTGGGCCAGCTCCCCGCCGAGAAGCagatcgccgccatcatgggcGTCATCGGGCCCCGGATCACGGCCGTCGTGGCCCTGCGGAtccccggcaccggcaccggcaccggcgcggGCCCGGACGCGGACCCGGTGTGTTTCGAGATCGGCTTCGGCCCcaacggcgtcgccgactGCGAGATCATCCGCGCCTCCGTCCGGTTCGCCGACGCGCCCTTCAAGACGCGCTACTTCGCGCCCGCCAACCTGCGCCacgcggccgacgacgagcggtACGGCGCCCTCATCGCCCGCTTCATCCGGGAGAAGTACACGCTGCGCTActgcggcggcctcgtcccgGACATCGTGCACGCGCTCGTTAAGGGCCACGGCGTCTAcgtctcgcccgtctcgcccGGCACCCTCCCCAAGCTCAGGTTCCTGTACGAGCTGTACCCCATCGCCCTGATTGTGGAGTGCGCGGGGGGCAAGGCCATCGACCCGGCCGACGGCAGGCCTCTCCTCGACAAGGCGTCGGTTGACTGCGACGGGAGGGCCGGCTTGATCTGCGggacggcggaggaggtcgatATCGTGAAGAGGGCTTTGCTGgattga